One Xyrauchen texanus isolate HMW12.3.18 chromosome 44, RBS_HiC_50CHRs, whole genome shotgun sequence DNA segment encodes these proteins:
- the mdh2 gene encoding malate dehydrogenase, mitochondrial, whose product MFSRIARPTATLARSLSTSSQNNAKVAVLGASGGIGQPLSLLLKNSPLVSHLALYDIAHTPGVAADLSHIETRAHVTGFMGPDQLDAALKGCEVVVIPAGVPRKPGMTRDDLFKTNATIVATLADACARNCPQAMICIISNPVNSTIPITSEVMKKHGVYNPNRVFGVSTLDIVRANTFVAELKGLDPARVNVPVIGGHAGKTIIPLISQCTPKVEFPADQLAVLTGRIQEAGTEVVKAKAGAGSATLSMAYAGARFTFSLLDAMNGKEGVVECAFVRSEETECKYFSTPLLLGKNGIEKNLGLGKLSAFEEKLVADAMDELKGSIKKGEDFAANLK is encoded by the exons AACAATGCCAAGGTAGCTGTCTTGGGTGCCTCAGGTGGCATTGGACAGCCCCTGTCCCTCCTGCTGAAGAACAGCCCTTTAGTGAGCCACCTTGCACTCTATGATATCGCCCACACTCCTGGAGTGGCAGCTGACCTCAGCCACATTGAGACTAGAGCCCATGTCACAG GATTCATGGGCCCAGACCAGCTGGATGCTGCACTGAAAGGTTGTGAAGTTGTTGTCATCCCCGCTGGTGTCCCAAGGAAGCCTG GTATGACTCGTGACGATCTGTTCAAAACCAATGCCACCATTGTGGCCACACTAGCTGATGCCTGTGCCCGTAACTGCCCTCAAGCCATGATCTGCATTATTTCAAACCCG GTGAACTCAACTATCCCCATCACATCAGAGGTTATGAAGAAACATGGTGTCTACAACCCCAACAGAGTGTTTGGTGTGTCAACACTGGATATCGTCAGAGCCAACACTTTCGTCGCAGAGCTCAAA GGTCTTGATCCTGCCCGAGTCAATGTGCCTGTCATCGGTGGTCATGCAGGAAAGACCATCATTCCTCTTATTTCACAG TGCACACCCAAGGTTGAGTTCCCTGCAGATCAGCTAGCTGTGCTGACGGGCAGGATCCAGGAAGCTGGAACTGAGGTTGTAAAGGCTAAAGCTGGTGCAG GCTCTGCCACTCTGTCTATGGCCTATGCTGGAGCAAGGTTCACATTCTCCCTTCTCGATGCCATGAATGGTAAGGAGGGCGTTGTTGAATGTGCATTTGTAAGATCTGAGGAGACTGAATGCAAATACTTCTCCACACCTCTGCTACTTGGG AAAAATGGCATTGAGAAGAATCTCGGCCTTGGCAAGCTTTCTGCCTTTGAGGAGAAGCTGGTAGCTGATGCCATGGATGAACTGAAAGGCTCCATCAAGAAAGGAGAAGATTTTGCTGCAAACCTGAAGTGA